In Bacillus cytotoxicus NVH 391-98, the following are encoded in one genomic region:
- a CDS encoding DUF3298 and DUF4163 domain-containing protein, with protein sequence MKKIYFILTIAFSLLTIVPNCTNAAKGSNMPIEIKTITQKGKKPYIDYQISRPSFHHFPDLTFQNQLNAYYKNATNRFKKRVTKEAKKYYEETKHTESSFQPYVANVDYKITLNKLPLLSLYVNYYQYTGGAHGLYTWKANTFDVNKKKLLHLDDLFKKNSAYQDIIRTEIVRQIKQNESIYFPDAAEKVINTKKFYYFLDPDYLTVYFPLYEIAPYSSGIPQFRISYTLLQNSLKPYYQIILLDKK encoded by the coding sequence ATGAAAAAGATATATTTTATACTAACAATTGCATTCTCCTTGCTCACTATTGTACCAAATTGTACAAATGCAGCAAAAGGCTCTAACATGCCAATTGAAATTAAAACGATTACCCAAAAAGGGAAGAAGCCTTATATAGACTATCAAATAAGCAGACCTTCTTTTCATCACTTTCCAGATTTAACATTTCAAAATCAATTAAATGCATATTATAAAAACGCTACTAACCGCTTTAAAAAAAGAGTAACAAAAGAAGCGAAAAAATATTATGAAGAAACAAAGCATACGGAATCTTCTTTTCAGCCTTATGTTGCAAATGTTGACTATAAAATCACATTAAACAAACTACCTTTACTAAGTTTATATGTAAATTATTATCAATATACAGGCGGTGCACATGGATTATATACATGGAAAGCAAATACATTTGATGTAAATAAAAAGAAACTATTACACTTAGATGATTTATTCAAAAAAAATAGCGCCTATCAAGATATCATTCGTACAGAGATCGTAAGGCAAATCAAACAAAATGAAAGCATCTATTTTCCAGATGCAGCTGAAAAAGTGATTAACACAAAAAAATTCTATTACTTTTTAGATCCAGACTATCTTACCGTTTATTTTCCGTTATATGAAATCGCACCATATTCAAGTGGAATTCCTCAATTTCGTATTTCATACACCTTGCTTCAAAACTCCTTGAAGCCTTATTATCAGATTATTTTACTTGACAAGAAATAA
- a CDS encoding biotin transporter BioY, translating into MNKLRPLDLVLSAMFVALMAIGANIVSWAPFLQVAGVPLTMQPFFSILAGLLLGSRLGALSMTIYMLVGVAGAPIFANFKAGLGALLDPTGGFIIAFIMVAYISGKLVEQRNNPKFGTFAISAFVGIILTYIIGTTYMYVIVNLWMGGNMSYKAAWMIMMWFALKDFILTVIGAVIAPRIYYAVRRSAYQHSHSTQSS; encoded by the coding sequence ATGAACAAATTACGTCCTTTAGATTTAGTACTATCTGCGATGTTCGTTGCACTTATGGCGATCGGTGCAAATATTGTATCATGGGCACCATTTTTACAGGTAGCTGGTGTCCCATTGACGATGCAACCATTTTTTTCAATTTTGGCAGGACTTCTCCTTGGTAGTAGACTTGGTGCCTTATCTATGACAATTTATATGCTTGTCGGAGTTGCTGGTGCACCGATTTTTGCAAACTTTAAAGCGGGCTTGGGAGCGCTTTTAGATCCTACAGGTGGATTTATTATTGCATTTATTATGGTTGCTTACATATCTGGAAAGCTTGTGGAACAAAGAAACAATCCAAAATTCGGTACATTTGCAATCTCAGCTTTTGTTGGCATTATTTTAACTTATATAATTGGTACAACTTATATGTATGTAATCGTAAACTTGTGGATGGGCGGAAACATGAGCTATAAAGCAGCTTGGATGATTATGATGTGGTTTGCTTTAAAAGATTTTATTCTTACGGTAATCGGCGCCGTTATTGCACCTCGTATATACTACGCAGTTCGTCGTTCTGCTTATCAACATTCTCATTCTACACAATCCTCATAA
- the galU gene encoding UTP--glucose-1-phosphate uridylyltransferase GalU yields the protein MKKVRKAIIPAAGLGTRFLPATKAMPKEMLPIVDKPTIQYIIEEAVASGIEDIIIVTGKGKRSIEDHFDHAFELEQNLLEKKKYELLEKVQASSKMVDIHYIRQKEPKGLGHAVWCARKFIGDEPFAVLLGDDIVQAETPCLRQLMDEYDKTLSSVIGVQTVPEEETHRYGIIDPLEQEGRRYQVRNFVEKPAKGTAPSNLAIMGRYILTPEIFMFLEEQHIGAGGEIQLTDAIQKLNEIQRVFAYDFEGKRYDVGEKLGFVQTTIEMALQYDELREDLLQLMKKIVEEQTNQSS from the coding sequence ATGAAAAAAGTAAGAAAAGCGATTATCCCAGCAGCAGGGTTAGGAACGCGCTTTTTGCCAGCGACAAAAGCAATGCCAAAAGAGATGCTTCCAATTGTGGATAAACCAACGATTCAATATATTATCGAAGAAGCGGTAGCCTCTGGAATTGAGGATATTATTATTGTTACAGGTAAAGGAAAGCGCTCTATTGAAGATCATTTTGATCATGCATTTGAATTAGAGCAAAACTTATTGGAAAAGAAAAAATATGAATTGCTTGAGAAAGTACAGGCTTCTTCTAAAATGGTAGACATTCATTATATCCGTCAAAAAGAACCAAAAGGACTAGGGCATGCTGTTTGGTGTGCAAGGAAATTTATTGGTGATGAGCCGTTTGCGGTGCTATTAGGCGATGATATTGTACAAGCTGAAACACCATGTTTACGTCAATTAATGGATGAATATGATAAAACACTCTCTTCTGTTATTGGTGTACAAACGGTTCCAGAAGAAGAAACGCATCGTTATGGAATTATTGATCCATTAGAACAAGAGGGACGTCGTTACCAAGTTCGCAATTTTGTGGAGAAACCAGCGAAAGGTACAGCACCTTCAAACTTAGCAATTATGGGACGTTACATTTTAACACCAGAAATTTTTATGTTTCTAGAAGAACAACATATTGGTGCTGGTGGTGAAATTCAACTAACGGATGCTATTCAAAAATTAAATGAAATTCAGCGCGTATTTGCTTATGACTTTGAAGGGAAGCGTTACGATGTTGGAGAAAAATTAGGATTTGTTCAAACGACAATTGAAATGGCGCTTCAGTATGATGAACTGCGTGAAGATCTTTTACAACTTATGAAGAAGATTGTTGAAGAACAAACAAATCAATCCTCATAA